The nucleotide sequence ATGTAAACCGGAGTTTTCTGGCATGATATTTGATGCTGAGTTTTGAGATCCCAATCCTTGGGTGTCATAATTAAAAGAAACGGAGATTTCAGGTACGTTGtgcaaatttgattaaaataaCAAGAAATATAATGTAGAATACCCCAGCTCAAATGGCATGAAATTGAACTATCCATTACACAGAACTACTTAATAGGAAATCATTTAGAGATTATGAGTTCAGTATGTCATTAATCCACTTGATTACCAAGGTCACACCTCAAAGATTTATGAATTTCCCCATCCACTACCACCTACCCACCTAAGTATGcaatttcttgtttttatattCAGTTAATCAAGTGCCCATAAGAGCCACAATCAAAAGTCAAATGGCACGTTTTTCGACTCAATgtcaataaattaattaaccacaaaatttatgattattacCGCAATGAGTTCGCTTTTTCTGGCGCCTCTTTTCGAGGATTTGGCCACGACTTTGTATTACTTTCGGCCTTATTCGTTTATTTGTGGCCAAATGTTTCTACTGGcgcttaataaataattcgcataatttatgcattgTCATACGCTGACTAATGGCAGCAgggaggggcgtggcacttgACAGGCGGAATAAGCGATTGTTTACATTCCGCTCGCTACGAGAACTCAATTGCCTCGCACTCAATTTGCAAGGGCGGCACAAAGGAGGATTTCATAATTCAAATCTTTCGATTTATGGCCAGCTGGTGTATTGTCCACCGGGGTTTATCGAAGCCTCGAAGGCGACTCAAATCCCGGCCAGCATTTCGCACTTGAGCCAACTCCAGCAACCGGCAATCGTAATTTACGGTTGCCCAAACCAAAAACGCACTGCACTTGTGCGTAATGCCAAAGCGAATTGTGTGCGGCGGATACTGAGAAAAAAAGTAgctaaattttaaaaatattaaatcagtCAGAATGTTCAGAGCAAAGAATATTCAGCGCAAGGAAGTCAAGTATTCCAGTCGAGTATTCCAACCAGGATTGATCCATATATATTGTAGCTTTCTTTTTACAGTAGTTTCAAACTGCTtataagaaatttaaataagtattactttccaaatatttttgcaagtgtGAGAACTATCAAAAATGCAGGGACCCACCCATAATTCCCACCTCCCATGCGACTGTTGCCTCAACTGTGTTGTTACCGTATATCGGATCTTGTCTGGTCATAAATTTCCGTTTTTGGTTAACTCCTGCAACTGCTGCCTCTGCTACCAAATTCCGTAGGTGGCTTTACCCTACTTTTTAACCCGGAGGGGAAATACTGAGAAAATTCCGAGGGGGTTGGAGCCGAGCCATGGAGAATTGGATTCTCTGTTGGGCTTTCGAAATTATACTGGCCTCTGCACATTTTGTTGATCCCCCGTTTGTAATTGGAGATTGCAGTTGAAAAAGTTTGCCATTCAAAGTTTACTTTTTGATTCAGTTTTTAGAGCCTGGCGTTTGCCAATTTATCCGTCTGGAGTATATGTacatctgtgtgtgtttgttgtcGGCTGTCTGCAACAACTTTTAACATTTTGACCAGTAATTGAACTCGACAAAATGTCACAAACACAGCTCAACTTTCAATCTAATTACAATCTCTCATTGCTAACATTGTCTTTGCCGAGAACTGAACGAAATTTCGGGGTCTATTTCGGTTTTAATTGGGGTCGAATTTGTGTGTGACAAGCTGAGAAAAGCATAAATCTTTGGCATTTCATCTGTAAAATTGCAACCAAGTCACTTAgatgtgcaaatattttgcctGACCCCTTCGCTTTTGGGTCCACTTCATATTCATAGTCCTGCTGCCTAAAGATCTGGCAacttttctaattaaaaacaaattcatgaatgcaatttgcatgaaattcaattaaactttTTATCTACGAAGCATCTGCAGAGTGCTGTTTCGCAGTGAAAAGACTAAAGTTaagcatacgcactgttgtGCCCCGGCGGCGTGTGTGATTGCGATCAAGATAATGTCCAAgtattttggccaaatttcGAATGGGAAAGAACAAAGCAAAATGGTAAGatgaaaaaagtaaaacaactcGAATGAATAAATGAGCATAGCGAACGATGCCGCAAGTATTTCCAGTGAAACGTGCCACAGTGGCGGGCAAAAGTAACCGCACGTTCGCTGCATCCTTCGGATTGTTTATTTGcgttgcatttgcatttacttTTATTCCACTTTCTGGCGTTTTCTCCCCCAATTCTTGGCTCGTTGCTCTCTGTTTGCCAATGGCGATGGCCGTGTAATTTCACTCaaaaacatcaacatcaaGTGCAGCAGCACAAGAACTTTGTTTTCCCCATTCTTCCTCAGCATTTTATTTCGAATGTTCACTCGCGTCGGTTGGTTTATTTTGGTATCaatgtaaattttaatttgtttcgcaaatattttgctaCTCAAGCGGACTGCGGAGCAGGCGAAATACCAAACGTGAACGGAAAGGATGCTGCTCGCTAATTTGCCTGCAAAGCATGCAGCAAATTGCTGCGAGGAAATTTCTGGGAAAAAAAGTAAGAGAAAGCCAAACTGAATTTGCCAACTGAAGTGTAGTAAATACCCTTTAAATCTGAAGCCAAATGGAGCATATGTATAAAGTATTTAAGGATCACaacttaaaaacgaaataagTCATGTATAAGTAAAGAAAATCATATTCCTTTACtaaacttaaacttaaagcggtatgtacatatatcaacACAATTTTTTTGCAGGATGTTAAACTTTCGATCAAACTTTATGTCTGCTTTTTATATTGCCCGTGGGAAAAGTTTTTAACTAAACTAAACCAAAAGGCGGAACGGCAGGACTTCCTTACCCCATGTATGTATTCACATAAGGGTTCACATGTGAACATGCAACAAATTCATGAACTTACACTCTCCCCCAAAAAACTTGCCTCACTTTTGATTGTCGGCGCACATTTAAGTGCAGAATGTAAACTTTTCGGCCCAACTTGATCGCAACTAAGTAAGTGGCAAGGCATTTGCACGCATGCCACAGCCACTCCTGCTCTCAACCCCTCTCATCGCTGATGTCCTGTCACTCTTCAAGCGTTTTCGCCTCTGAAAGTCCTGACAGCGAGCGCCTTTGCCCACTTTTTTAATGCCCACCTAGTTTCTGAGCTTACAGAGAAAACAATTTCATCTGAAGTAAAAGCAAACGAGAAGTACAGAACCTTTGATTAACAGCTCAAGTTACTGATCTGGATTTTGCTCAGCTATTTCTTGAGATAACATTTCTCACTTTAAGACCTTCTCCCAGTAGCAGTGTATTATTGTGTCAGTTGGACGACTTCTCCTTGGCGACAATTACAGATGTGACGATGACAGGCAGGaggtcgtcgtcatcatcatcgggatcctggctgctgctgtcagGCACGTGccccatgtgtgtgtgtgtgtgtgcgtgtgtaagTGAGCTGAACTGAGGTCCTGTCCAAGGGTTTCATCGGCCAGTCTAGACAGCATCCAGCTGTGCAAAAAGTCATGCCATGTCGCTGCTGAAAATCAACAATTTCTTGGGTATTTTcctcaataaatgcaattctAATATTACCCGTACTTCAACTTTAAATTGAACAAGTAGAGCGACATGACAAAATTTCTGCTGACGAAAACTTAAATGAGCATTGTTCCTATCGCGCATCTCGTTGGACATTATTGTTCCGGGggctataaaataaataaaattgaaattttatgcaaattactGAAATGTTGTACGACTATGTGGAGCGGCAAAGCGGCATCGCAATATTATTGAAAGGAAGAAGGAGCCACGAGAATGAGACGGAAGCGAAACGAATATGTTTGAATCGAGGCAAGAAGTTAATTTGGGGAGTGGTAAAAAGTCCTTTGGGCGGTCTGGTAAATGAAAAAAAGTAGATAAGACATTAACTGGCACAGGAAGCGATGCCATTTTGTTGAACAGATTTTGGAAAAGTTGTGCGACTACTTTTTGATGTaactttaaacttttcaatctgcttaaaaaatgtattgttcATAGAAAGTAACTTTCCCCTTTTCCCATTTCTGCGGAGGAGCAAATATGGCAGTCATTATTGTGTACAGAAAAATACTTTGCTCACACTCCCGAAATAAAACctcaaatataataatttcccttcaatttagttttaatttaattctgAATAATACACATCTTTGAATGTTCATTTCCGGTCAAAGACTTCTCCAACTTCTCAAATTTCCTTTGCCATCCAAGCCATCAACGTTACTTAAAATGCCAAATGAGCTTCCGTTGGGCCATCCCAAGTCTGTTCCATCTCCTTGTCGATTTTCTTGGCCGCAACTGGAGTGGCTGAGCggaatcccaatcccaaagCCAAATAGAATCCGGGCTCAGCAAATGTCCATCCATTCGACttattacataattaataattataagaGATGTACCGCTGGACGAGCGGGTAAGAGAGGCAAGGCATTTTAATAACCCATCACATCATTTGGCCCACTCAAGTTTCCACTTGGCACATGGCAATTGGATGGGTGGCTTCCCTGGGTTTCCATGGCCGTCCATGGCCAGAAATCAATGTGTGAAACGTGCTAATTGCGGCAGCTGTGCAAATGTGTGCCTGGCCATTTGATAGTTGACCATCATTTTGATGACCCACAAGGAAGGCTGGCAAAGTGTAGGAAATGGCCCTGCGGATATCTGTAATGTGTGCGTTGGCCAGGGGGGagaaaaaaactaattgcCCGAAAGTGACTGAAGGAGAAAGTTTTGCATAAATGGCAGCCCGTCGTCTTGGCTTTCAACTCGAACTTCTGCTTGGCCAAAAGTACGAGAGTGAAAATGTGCTCGAGTCGTAAAAAATGGCAGTGGCGCACTCATGACTGCCGTAACACGTAATGAGATACTTCAAAATGATGTTATTGCTTTATTTATAGGGCTGCATAAAAAGTCCAGAAAAAGTGGGCAATTTGAAGCTAGGATGGGAGTATAGGTTTTTCTCCATAACCTTTTTTATGCCGACGTGAATGGCCTgtagttgggtttttttgttgttttatcaTAAACCTCCTGTCACTCTttcgcagccgttcttgtttATTAAACTTCAACTGTCACACACTGTGgggcactgaaaaaaaatatagtataTTTACTGCAGTATTATGATCTAATAGTTAGCATGGTGATCAAGAAATAACAATCACCCTTAAGCTAAAAACAAAGGATTATAAATTCCTGTtgtgatttaaatatttcttaaagTTTCTTGCTGTGCACAAACGAAATACATGCGAATACAAAAAACACCTATCTTTGTGATGGATGCATAAATCTTATCTGCTGGCAAATAAAAGCTGCAGCCAGACGTTATTGCCGTCTCTGTTTCTTGCCCTATCCCCGTCTCTATCCTTATTTGAatttccctctctctctctctctctctctctctggcTGCCTGCTGTTCCGCGATGTCCTGGGATTGGCTAATAACTTTCATGGAACTCGTTGAACTTGAGTAATTGCGCTAGCTTCTGCTGTTTTTAGACTGACATTATTtagataaaaataatttccagTCATAAAATTATTCATATCCTGTTGTTTGATTAAAGGCTTCACTTCGGCGCCaaaatgaacaaaataaaCAGGGATAAAACAAGGAAGGAACGAACTGGGGTAATAATAGATGAGGTCACGTCGTTTTTACTGAACTTTACTTTTTACGTTTACTTTTTAACTGAGGctaaagtttaattaaaaactaatatgAAAAGGGTAATTTTCCAATTCGTCAGCAGGATTAAAGGGCTTACTTAATGAGCTTCAATTCCCCTTAAGCTGGACAGCCTAGTTCCACATCAAGCTCAGCTGCTGACTCATGAAAAATTAACACACAAATCGCATGAGGCagacatttaaaatgcactttgttgcagctgcattGCATAAAATTACTGCAGAAACAAAAATGGTCAGCGATAAGAACAGCAAAGCCAGCAATGGCTGCGAAATGAAATTAAGAATCGAAAGAAAGCAACGACTTGGCTGGTACTTCAAATATAAActattcaataaattttaaacaaaatacattCAACGAATGTATTATGAAACATgatcataaaatatattcagtTTTAAATAAAGTCCAATAATAGATAAATAGATGACTTTAATTAATATGGTGTGTGAAAAAGGTTAGTGCTACCATAAATGAGTATGTTCATATCGCTGCCCATCAAACTCTTCAAACTCCTCTTGCAATGGGTATTGGGATAATGCGTTTTCCTTGACTTGCCGCCGAATGCTTTAAAGTGCAtcaattttaatgcaaatgcagcaaGCAGCATTAACTCTTGTTGCACTCttaaaaatttacataattgCTGAAAGTCAGGCGAGAGGCACCGCATTCGAACCCCCTTCCCCTTGGCCCGAATGTgtgcaatggaaatggcagtGGAAGGGGGTTGCTGGGAGAGCTGGGGAAAACTTTAATGAAAAACGTCCAGCACTTTGCACAATTAACGATTTTTCATGATTTCCCCCGCAGCCGACCGCTCTGCCCGCaggcaatttgcataaatcagTGCAAAGTATCTGTGACACATGGAGAGCACGGCTCGTAGGTGCTGGCTTTTGGCCACCCGGTCAAATGGGTGgatgtgggtggttgggtggtgggGGTGCCTCTGAAAAATGTTTACACATTTGCAAATGTCTGAAGGTCATGGGTGAAGAGAGGGGCGGAGCGGGGCGGACCCCGAGCGAGCTGTGCAACATGATTTAGGCGTTTGCCCGCTGAGTAATTGTTGTGCGGCGGTTCCGTGGCTCACTGGCGcagctttaatttaatttatgcaacgaAAGGAGGCGCCTccaacagcaccaccaccagcttTCCCTTCCTCCGACTTGTCGAGGGCCACTAAGTGGCCGCTTCAGCGAAATTAAATGCACTTTCCCGGTTGTTGTCGTCGTCATCGCAGTTGTTGCAAGCGATGGCCACGGGGTATCGCTGGGTATTTCAGATCGCATAAATTGATATTCTAGTTAAATTGCATGAGGCAAGCCAAGCGGCAAGCGGAGGTGCCACAGAAAGCACTAAGCTTATGATATTACTCTTAAAGGTGCATTGCATTACCTTTCGAAATTCCCATAGAATGCACTTTATAGGTACTCCCTTCGTTGTGGCAAAACCACATTAAGGATCAATGTATCTATGCTTCAATAAAAGTTTATATTCTATAGTTTCCAAGAGAAATCAACTTTAACTACTTAACGGCTGAACGGAAACAATTCCAGAGTATTTAGTGGTTAAATCAATCCATCGCCATCGCTATCTCCCATGGCGGTGCTTAAATTATATTACTAGCCATCAAACGGTCGATTCTAGAccattagaaaataatttcatttgctaTTATTTACGCTGGTTGCAGCTTGCAGCTGCCAGTGAACagaatttattattatggcCGCACAatgtgtttagttttatggCCCAAGACGTGAAGTGTTTATAAGGAGTAGCGGGCAGCAGACTGCATTCCCCGGACTTATTTAATGCGTAATTACAGCGCAAATCTTGTTAAGCAGTCGAAGAAGCTGGGAAAACGaatggaaaagcgaaaaagcgAGATAGTTGGCCCCGAGCATTCTCGAAAAGGCAACACTTTTCCGAGGGCCAAAGGAGCAGTGCTGAGAGGCAGCTTAGTGTTTGCTTCATTGAATTCATAAGCGTCTCGAAAAGTAAATCCCAGTGAACTTTAGCGAAAATCCTTCGCCCGGATAGTGGAAAGAGTGcagctagaaaaaaaaaaccctcaCATAAAAAGCTATGGGGTTAACCGAGGATTTTGCAGCTCCGGTTCCTTCTCCTCGTCCTCCTTCATGACGAGATTCCCTTCCTCTGCAGCGGACAACGGGTCGTCAAAAGTCAATTAACTGCAACACTTGCAACACAACTTCAACTAATTAGCGTGATGCAGCCCCAGGTAAAGAGGTTGGGAAGGAAGGAGAAGAGGGTGCTGCTGTATACGTACATCTTGTACATCTTGTGCATATAAAACCCCCGGGGATCCAGCAGAACACACAAAAATGTGTAGCATGCTTTTGGGCTTGTGGTAAATAAGAATGCACTTAGCGTCGGGTTTCAGATGAGCTTGCTTAGACGGGCGAATGGGTCCTTTTTTGAAGGGGAGCACCGGACTTTAGGAGATGGAAAGATGGAAAGTATGTCATGATGGGAGGAGAGGTTAATTTGGGTTAGTTGTGGCCAACAGGGAATATTATTTACCTCTGGGAAGCTGTAAGAACGAGGATAGAGAATATATTTCGGCAAAACCAATTATGCAGCCATATTGAGCAATTATGAAATGCATATAATAAATATCTCATTTACAAGATTTATCGACAACTTAATTAAGTCATTACTTGAATAAAAGTTATGATACCTCATTTAAAATAGCTATCAAAGCTAATATACTAAATCATAAAAGGAttgtttttggctttaaatGGCTTTGTGTTTCACTACTCCCGCTCTTATCATTCCTATGCGAACCCTCGGGGATATTCGATGTTATAAATTATGTCAATAAATTGGAATGAGGAATAGAGTCATAGTGATAAGAGCACGATTAAACAAAGTGATTCAAGCAGTGCTTGAATTAATCAGGAACatatgatattaatttgtaGTCATCATGATTTATAACATTGTTATCGAGACCGCCGCTGACGTAGAACTTATAGATACATTTCGGACCCCCTGCTGCAGTTCAATTGTATCTGTTAGCTATATATAGCCATACTTCCCCAGccaaaactataaatattCGCTTGTGAAACTTCATTCACTCTGCTCCCATACTTTGCTGGCGTTTCTATGGccaatcatcatcatcatctgcatTTAATTAGGGTGTCGCTTGTTCCGAACACCTTATCTTATCCACTCCCTTGGAGACATTCCCAAGAAGATGTGCTATCGGGTATCGAGTGATGATAACCACCTGGCGGCAGTACCAAAACTTCGAATGCATCTCCATTTCGAACTCGCGTTCCGCTTGGAGTAGATGTGCTGTAAATTTCCAACCGAATGAGGCTGCCATCGATGGTGGATAACGTGTGGAAGCGTTTCATGGCCATGTTGTCACTTCCGGATTTGTTGGGTAAGACCCTTGCAGGCTCTATTACCCGAAGCTcttattttccatttggccaTCTGGCCACTTCCCAGTCCTCGGCTGTCTGTGGGCCAGTGGCTTCTCCTTGGGTTACTACGCCAAGTCGGCTTATGTGTACGACAACCTGTGGCCTCACTGGTACGCCCTGGTGGGCGGGTTGGTGGCCTTGGCTCTAACCCTGGGCTGGACCCTCAGAAAGCACAAGAAACAGCAGTACAGCTACGATCACTACTATATTATTTTCTATGGGCTTCTCTGCTCGTTGATGGGGAGCTGCTTCATGCTGACTAGACAGCTGGGTGAGTAATCGATGGAATTCGTTTCCCGATAAAATCAGAGAGATGTTTACGAATGTGCTAGGGTTGACATATAAAAAACAGAGACATCTGCAAACCTTTTGGTTAAGTTTTCCATTCTTGTTGCCAGCTGTTAGTTATTACTTCAGCTTCGTGGGATTGAGTGTGCAGTACTTGGCCGGATTTAGTTACGTGAGCCTGCGTTGTGATGCCTCAGGATCACGACCGTCCAGAATCGCTTTGGCCAACTCACTGTATGCCGGAGGAATGGCCACAGGATTTGTGATTTTCAACGAGATGGAACCGCAGCGTAGCGGATTGATTGCTCTGGGAATTAATCTGCTCTTACTCTGCCTGGTTTGTCTAAACGAGCTGCTGCACCATACTGGCTGCATTAACTACAAAGAATCAAGGGATTTGGTGTTTAATCTACTCAACGAGGAGAAGATGGTCTTTCTGCCGCGCCAGGCGATTTTGGCGCAGTTTGTGGACAGAACGGATTACGAACTGAAGGAAAGCCGGCAGTGGCTGGTGCTGATCCTGGGAGGATCGCTGGTGTGCCTCCAGAAGAGCTGCCTTCTCTTCTCACCCACCTACATGCAGCTAACGTGGAGCAGCACGGTGGGCTATTTGCAGCAAACCCAGCTCTATATACCCTTTGTCCTGTACTCGGCTGGCACCAGTTTTGGAGCACTGCTCCTGATGAGATACACCCCCAAGTTGGTGTACCTACTCTTCGGACTTATTCAGATAACTTCGATTGTGGCTCTGCTGTGCATCTACAGCGATGAGCAGTCGGAACACTGTTTCCTGTTCCTCTGCCTCATATACATCACAATGGGTGTGCTTTCGAGCCAGGGAATCCACTGGCTCCTGGAGTGCTCACCCTTTCTCCACACAGAGTTGGCCCTGGCCGCAGGATTCATTCTGCAACTGTGCGTTATGGAGGGCTCCAAATACGAGTCCTACGCCACGGACACATGGATTGCCCTGATAATAGTGAGTGTAATCACTCAGGGACTCACTGCCCTGGCCATTCCTGTGGTGCAGTGGCTCCAGCCGCACTCCGCCAGCCTTGTCGATGTACGCAACCGCCTGCTGGGCATCCGACGGAAGTCGCTGCCCCCGGAGCAGACCCAGTTCTGGCACACCAACCACTTTCTGGCCCACAACAAGCCCGCCAACCAGCTGGAATCCGTGCAGCTGGGCAGGAGCAGGGTCTTTCAGCAGTATCCGATCAGCGGGAGTGACACCGCGGAGAACCACAAAGGCGACAAGTTCTGATAATAAAGTGTTGCACTTTAAACCGCCAAGCGATTGTGTTTTATATATCCCAATCATTACTCAATCTCGGTAGTGCTGTCATTGGATTTGCTCTGTTATTTATATTCATCGCCAGTGTACAGTGGCATCTAAAGTCATTGTCAGATATTCTCTATTTAATACATAAACCTAAACATTTTTCGAAGAAGCAATTTCTTTACGTACCACAAATACACTTAATCCATCTGCCAACTAATTCCACCATataattttgctttttataaAGCATTTTTAAGCTTCAGGCGCTCAGAAATCCATTGCTTTGTAATAAGCCGTTCTCGGagattattaattatttatgagTCGGGCATTATGATTTCGACAGCTCAATAGAAATAAAGTCCGTCGGAAAAAAGGCTTTGAAAGACGAACTTGTGCAGTCGGGTGGGCCAGCGACGttaatgatttttattgatttttaagcaaattaaattgtgcGTAAACCGCAAACTGAATTTATCATAAAGTCGCTTTATCAGCCCTCTTCCTCCGCTGCGGCTTCTTCGCTCTGCATTTTTATTGCCGaaacattaaacatttatatCCGCTATCAATTCCGTAACGACGGAAAGAGCGTAATCGCATCTCGACTGTTGCCGGCTGAAATTTTCCGGTTCTACctaatttaattttcgtaGAGAATCGAACCGGAGCCCAAGAACCGGAGCGGAGCAACGTGCATTGGCAATAAAagcgttaaatttgtttatttttcccaGCCTCGCAAGTCCGCCGGGTATTCTGCCTCCCCGCAGGCTTCACCGCCTACCCACCCAGCTATCCAGCTATCCAGCCAGTGggttttcgattcgatttccCTGTTTTTCCATCCATCCGCTCCAATGTTTAGAGTGCGGCATACCTTCCGGACCCGCTGGAAATCCGCCCACACGAAGGATGTCCATACccatatatacgtatgtacacCATATAACCTCCGCTCCGGGCGGCGCTCCACgttcctttgtttttgctttagCATTGTTTTTAAGTGGATGCCGGCACCTCCTTTGTTCCTGGTGCATTGGTTCGGGGAAAAGTGGGAGCCACCGGCAGTTCCGATGCCCTTATCACTAATGAAGTGGCCAATGAACTGTAGCCCCAAAGATTAAAGCGAAATTAAATGGCCAGCCGAAAATTGATTGATCGAAAAAGGTGCGCAACCCAAACAAGAACACAGAACACCACCGGTGAGGAAAATAAATGagagaaattatttaaaccgatTTAGGTTGCGGTTTGCCGTATTCCAATATGTTGTGCGGTCAGGGGTTAAGAGCGATAAAAAGTGTGTGTATCTCACCACACACTCCAAAAGAATTACGTTTTAAATTGGCTTAAATTCACGGCAGATGCCACAAACTTTTTCAGTCAAGTAGTATTTCCAAATAGGGAGGAGGATGCTTCCATTTTATCATATTTGTGATTATGTGGTGGCCCAAAGAATCAGTTACTAGCTAGCTCGACAGatggttttaattaaatcaaacattatttattgttaGAATACTTAGTACAAGCAAAGTATCTATCCAACTTGTTAGGATCTTGAACATCGTATAAAATTGTCTATATTATTACTCTAAAGCGTTAAGGCTTGAAGAAAGCATCACGTCGGCATAATGAAATCAATATCTTGTTTCGCATCGGAAATTTTCGCATCGCGCTGCTGACTGAATCTCAGAGATGCTGGCAGCAGCTATAGGTTGCTTTTTCTCTTCCTCCGCTTGACATTCTCTGAATCCTCCACGGCCAACTTGAATTCCTTGACGACCTCGGGCAGCGTCTCATCCGTCCCGTCCACCGTCCAGTTCTCCAGAtgcggtgggcggtggtgcAGAATGAAGGGATTAATGACGGCCGCCACACCCTGCGCATTGTTGAGGTGAACGTGGTGGGTGCCCTGCACTTCGTGGAGCTCGAAGTGCGGGTTGTTCTCCCTGAGGATGCCAATCACCTCGTCGCTCTGCTCGTCTATGTAGTTCGACTCGGAGCCCTTGATCACGCAGTAGGGCACATTCTTGATGGTCCTGGCCAGTTCAGCGGCGAAGGGAGGACTCGTATGGAACTCCGTGTAGTACTTGCAGCGACCGTCGCGCGAGAAGAAGAACTTGGCCGGGAACTTGGTGGAACGGCTGATGTTGCGCTCCAGGATGTGGCGGCAGTTCTCCAGCTCCACCGAGTAGTCGGTGCCTTTGTAC is from Drosophila melanogaster chromosome 3L and encodes:
- the CG13810 gene encoding uncharacterized protein, which translates into the protein MRLPSMVDNVWKRFMAMLSLPDLLVLGCLWASGFSLGYYAKSAYVYDNLWPHWYALVGGLVALALTLGWTLRKHKKQQYSYDHYYIIFYGLLCSLMGSCFMLTRQLAVSYYFSFVGLSVQYLAGFSYVSLRCDASGSRPSRIALANSLYAGGMATGFVIFNEMEPQRSGLIALGINLLLLCLVCLNELLHHTGCINYKESRDLVFNLLNEEKMVFLPRQAILAQFVDRTDYELKESRQWLVLILGGSLVCLQKSCLLFSPTYMQLTWSSTVGYLQQTQLYIPFVLYSAGTSFGALLLMRYTPKLVYLLFGLIQITSIVALLCIYSDEQSEHCFLFLCLIYITMGVLSSQGIHWLLECSPFLHTELALAAGFILQLCVMEGSKYESYATDTWIALIIVSVITQGLTALAIPVVQWLQPHSASLVDVRNRLLGIRRKSLPPEQTQFWHTNHFLAHNKPANQLESVQLGRSRVFQQYPISGSDTAENHKGDKF